One genomic window of Xanthobacter dioxanivorans includes the following:
- a CDS encoding branched-chain amino acid ABC transporter permease produces the protein MFELLGIPPQALFGQLLLGLINGAFYAMLSLGLAVIFGLLNVINFTHGAQYMMGAFGAWMLLNYLGIPFWGALVLSPIIVAIIGMAIEKTLLKRLYHLDHLYGLLLTFGLGLIIEGLFRRQYGSSGLPYNNPLPGGTNLGFMFLPNYRAFVVVASLVVCIATWYVIERTKLGSYLRAATERPDLVQAFGIDVPRMITLTYGFGVGLAALAGVLAAPAYQVSPTMGSNLIIVVFAVVVIGGMGSIMGAIITGFGLGVIEGLTKVFYPEASSTVIFVIMALVLMVKPAGLFGTAK, from the coding sequence ATGTTCGAGCTACTCGGCATTCCCCCCCAGGCCCTGTTCGGGCAATTGCTTCTGGGCCTGATCAACGGCGCGTTCTACGCCATGCTGAGCCTCGGGCTCGCGGTGATCTTCGGCCTTTTGAACGTGATCAACTTCACCCACGGCGCCCAGTACATGATGGGCGCGTTCGGGGCGTGGATGCTGCTCAACTATCTGGGCATCCCCTTCTGGGGGGCGCTGGTGCTGTCGCCGATCATCGTGGCGATCATCGGCATGGCCATCGAGAAGACGCTGCTCAAACGGCTCTACCATCTCGATCACCTGTACGGCCTGCTGCTCACCTTCGGCCTCGGCCTCATCATCGAGGGCCTGTTCCGCCGGCAGTACGGCTCGTCGGGCCTGCCCTACAACAACCCGCTGCCAGGCGGCACCAATCTCGGCTTCATGTTCCTGCCCAACTACCGCGCCTTCGTGGTGGTGGCCTCCCTCGTGGTCTGCATCGCCACCTGGTACGTGATCGAGCGCACCAAGCTCGGCTCATACCTGCGCGCCGCCACCGAGCGGCCGGACCTGGTGCAGGCCTTCGGCATCGACGTGCCGCGCATGATCACGCTCACCTACGGCTTCGGCGTGGGCCTTGCCGCCCTCGCCGGCGTGCTCGCGGCGCCCGCCTACCAGGTGAGCCCCACCATGGGCTCCAACCTCATCATCGTGGTGTTCGCGGTGGTGGTGATCGGCGGCATGGGCTCCATCATGGGCGCCATCATCACCGGCTTCGGGCTGGGCGTCATCGAGGGCCTCACCAAGGTGTTCTACCCCGAGGCCTCGTCCACCGTGATCTTTGTCATCATGGCCCTCGTGCTCATGGTGAAACCCGCCGGCCTGTTCGGCACGGCCAAGTGA
- a CDS encoding branched-chain amino acid ABC transporter permease: MSTSSSTHPAPPAAAAPAEAGVNYGLVFGILAVLVLLVAPFGVYPVFLMKVMCFALFACAFNLLLGYTGLLSFGHAMFFGGSAYVCAHTVKVLGFSPELGLAAGVLFSVVLGFLAGLLSIRRQGIYFAMVTLALAQMFFFFCLQAKFTGGEDGLQAVPRRALFGLIDISKDINLYYLVLAIFVFGFLVIYRAIHSPFGQVLKAIRENEPRAISLGYRVNQYKLLAFVLSAALAGLAGSTKVLVFQLASLTDVAWQMSGEVVLMTLVGGMGTILGPVVGAAVIVTMQNYLAGLGEWVLVIQGVIFVLAVSLFRRGFVGEIIAIAQQMKARKSQG, translated from the coding sequence ATGAGCACTTCATCCTCCACCCATCCCGCTCCCCCCGCCGCCGCCGCTCCCGCAGAGGCGGGCGTGAACTACGGGCTCGTGTTCGGCATCCTCGCCGTCCTGGTCCTGCTGGTCGCGCCGTTCGGCGTCTACCCCGTGTTCCTGATGAAGGTGATGTGTTTCGCGCTGTTCGCGTGCGCCTTCAACCTGCTGCTCGGCTATACGGGGCTCCTGTCGTTCGGCCACGCCATGTTCTTCGGCGGCTCGGCCTATGTGTGCGCCCACACCGTCAAGGTGCTGGGCTTCTCGCCGGAGCTGGGCCTCGCCGCCGGCGTCCTGTTCTCGGTCGTGCTGGGCTTTCTCGCCGGGCTGCTGTCCATCCGCCGCCAGGGCATCTACTTCGCCATGGTGACGCTGGCGCTGGCGCAGATGTTCTTCTTCTTCTGCCTCCAGGCCAAGTTCACCGGCGGCGAGGACGGCCTGCAGGCGGTGCCGCGCCGGGCGCTGTTCGGCCTCATCGACATCTCCAAGGACATCAACCTCTATTACCTGGTTCTGGCGATCTTCGTGTTCGGCTTCCTGGTCATCTACCGGGCGATCCACTCGCCGTTCGGCCAGGTGCTCAAGGCCATCCGCGAGAACGAGCCCCGCGCCATCTCGCTGGGCTACCGGGTGAACCAGTACAAGCTGCTCGCCTTCGTGCTCTCGGCGGCGCTGGCGGGGCTTGCCGGCTCCACCAAGGTGCTGGTGTTCCAGCTGGCCTCGCTCACCGACGTGGCCTGGCAGATGTCGGGCGAAGTGGTGCTGATGACCCTGGTGGGCGGCATGGGCACCATCCTCGGCCCGGTGGTGGGCGCGGCGGTGATCGTGACCATGCAGAACTACCTGGCCGGCCTCGGCGAATGGGTGCTGGTGATCCAGGGCGTCATCTTCGTCCTCGCCGTCTCCCTGTTCCGCCGCGGCTTTGTGGGCGAGATCATCGCCATCGCCCAGCAGATGAAGGCCCGCAAGTCGCAGGGCTGA
- a CDS encoding winged helix-turn-helix transcriptional regulator, translating to MSTEERASVPRDARSGVRSRGGAQLFERNCSVGRTIAIVSDAWSFLVIREAFFGARRFEEFRTALGLPRGTLSERLKRLTLRGIFRQVHYSAKSSRVEYHLTRCGMDLYPSFVALIGFGDRWLAGPEGPPLKLIHATCGQACQPYVACSHCLAEVKATRVTYRDGPGAGRTPLEPMKRARRTAESANFSRGRPSSVSRALEIIGDRWSFLILREAFFGVRRFDQLQSELKIAPNILTERLSRLVARGVFERRKYQDLPERHEYRLTEMGKDLYGAFITMAAWGDRWLAGGDPPLILTHRDCGHDFSAVVICDRCRKPIEAHAMRYRLNYDPARFGAPQAGDRMERIFVDAAPGED from the coding sequence ATGTCGACCGAGGAGCGCGCCAGCGTGCCGCGTGACGCGCGCAGTGGAGTGCGCAGCCGCGGCGGCGCCCAGCTGTTCGAGCGCAACTGCTCGGTGGGCCGCACCATCGCCATCGTGTCCGATGCCTGGAGCTTCCTCGTCATCCGCGAGGCGTTCTTCGGGGCGCGCCGGTTCGAGGAGTTCCGCACGGCGCTGGGCCTGCCGCGCGGCACCCTCTCAGAGCGGCTGAAGCGCCTCACCCTGCGCGGCATCTTCCGGCAGGTGCATTATTCCGCCAAGTCGAGCCGGGTCGAGTATCACCTCACCCGCTGCGGCATGGACCTTTATCCGAGCTTCGTCGCCCTGATCGGCTTCGGCGACCGCTGGCTGGCCGGGCCGGAGGGGCCGCCGCTCAAGCTCATCCACGCCACCTGCGGGCAGGCGTGCCAGCCCTATGTGGCCTGCTCCCACTGCCTCGCGGAGGTGAAGGCGACGCGGGTCACCTATCGCGACGGGCCGGGCGCCGGCCGCACGCCGCTGGAGCCCATGAAGCGGGCGCGGCGCACGGCCGAATCGGCGAACTTCTCCCGCGGGCGGCCGAGCTCGGTGTCGCGCGCGCTGGAGATCATCGGCGACCGCTGGAGCTTCCTGATCCTGCGCGAGGCGTTCTTCGGCGTGCGCCGGTTCGACCAGCTGCAGAGCGAATTGAAGATCGCCCCCAACATCCTCACCGAGCGCCTCTCGCGCCTGGTGGCGCGCGGGGTGTTCGAGCGGCGCAAGTACCAGGACCTGCCGGAGCGCCACGAGTATCGCCTCACCGAGATGGGCAAGGACCTCTACGGCGCCTTCATCACCATGGCGGCCTGGGGCGACCGGTGGCTGGCGGGCGGGGATCCGCCGCTCATCCTCACCCATCGCGACTGCGGCCACGATTTCAGCGCCGTGGTCATCTGCGACCGCTGCCGCAAGCCGATCGAGGCGCACGCCATGCGCTACCGGCTGAACTACGATCCGGCCCGGTTCGGCGCGCCCCAGGCGGGCGACCGCATGGAGCGCATCTTCGTGGACGCGGCGCCCGGCGAGGACTGA
- a CDS encoding ABC transporter substrate-binding protein, whose product MCAALAVPLPALAQPQPGKISNDVVKIGVLTDMSGQFSHEAGEGSVTAVKMAVEDFGGKVLGRPIEVIVADHQNKTEIAIAKAKEWFDVDHVDMIANLINSAVAIGVAGVAREKNGIAIVNGSGSSRLTGDACTPNSIHYAYDTYALAVGTGNELIRQGKKRWFFLTADYAFGHALEADTATVVKAGGGEVVGAVRYPINTLDHGSFMLQAQGSKADVVAVAGSGTVFINAVKAARDFGLTQSGKQVLAGLLVWITDIHAMGLQAAQGLVLTNAFYWDRDEETRAFSKKFEARMGRKPHMGDAGDYSSTMHYLKAVQAAGTDEAQAVMAKMRELKVNDFFAKGGTIRADGRFIHDMYVYQVKTPAESKGPWDYYKLVSVIPGEKAFRPLSESACPLVKKP is encoded by the coding sequence ATGTGCGCCGCGCTCGCGGTGCCGCTGCCGGCGCTGGCCCAGCCGCAGCCTGGCAAAATCTCGAACGACGTGGTGAAGATCGGGGTCCTGACCGACATGTCGGGCCAGTTCTCCCACGAGGCGGGCGAGGGCTCCGTCACCGCCGTGAAGATGGCGGTGGAGGATTTCGGCGGCAAGGTGCTCGGCAGGCCCATCGAGGTCATCGTCGCCGACCACCAGAACAAGACCGAGATCGCCATCGCCAAGGCCAAGGAATGGTTCGATGTCGATCACGTGGACATGATCGCGAACCTGATCAATTCGGCGGTGGCCATCGGCGTTGCCGGGGTCGCGCGGGAGAAGAACGGCATCGCCATCGTCAACGGCTCGGGCTCCTCGCGCCTCACCGGCGATGCCTGCACGCCCAATTCCATCCACTATGCCTACGACACCTACGCGCTGGCCGTCGGCACCGGCAACGAGCTGATCCGCCAGGGCAAGAAGCGCTGGTTCTTCCTCACCGCCGACTACGCCTTCGGCCACGCGCTGGAGGCCGACACCGCCACCGTGGTGAAGGCCGGCGGCGGCGAGGTGGTGGGCGCGGTGCGCTATCCCATCAACACCCTCGACCACGGCTCGTTCATGCTCCAGGCCCAGGGCTCGAAGGCCGACGTGGTGGCGGTCGCCGGCTCCGGCACCGTGTTCATCAACGCGGTGAAGGCGGCGCGCGACTTCGGCCTCACCCAGTCCGGCAAGCAGGTGCTGGCGGGGCTTTTGGTGTGGATCACCGACATCCACGCCATGGGCCTTCAGGCGGCGCAGGGGCTGGTTCTCACCAATGCCTTCTACTGGGACCGCGACGAGGAGACCCGCGCCTTCTCGAAGAAGTTCGAGGCGAGGATGGGCCGCAAGCCGCACATGGGCGATGCCGGCGACTATTCCTCCACCATGCACTACCTGAAGGCGGTCCAGGCCGCCGGCACCGACGAGGCGCAGGCGGTGATGGCCAAGATGCGCGAGTTGAAGGTGAACGACTTCTTCGCCAAGGGCGGCACCATCCGCGCGGACGGCCGCTTCATCCACGACATGTACGTCTACCAGGTGAAGACGCCGGCCGAATCCAAGGGCCCGTGGGACTATTACAAGCTGGTCAGCGTCATTCCCGGCGAGAAAGCCTTCCGCCCGCTGTCGGAAAGCGCCTGCCCGCTGGTGAAGAAGCCGTGA
- a CDS encoding acyl-CoA thioesterase: MSERAAPHRRADYRHFRKITTRWMDNDVYRHVNNVVYYSFFDTAVGHYLIEAGALDIETSPVIGLVAETRCQYFSSLSFPSLVHAGLRVGRLGTSSARYEIGLFRDDDDLACAQGHFIHVYVDRATNRPVPLPEKLRAVLSVLLVAPRDGAL, encoded by the coding sequence GTGAGTGAGCGCGCGGCCCCACACCGCCGCGCCGACTATCGCCACTTCCGGAAGATCACCACGCGCTGGATGGACAACGACGTCTACCGGCACGTGAACAACGTGGTCTATTATTCCTTCTTCGATACGGCAGTCGGCCATTACCTGATCGAGGCTGGCGCATTGGACATCGAGACCAGCCCGGTGATCGGCCTCGTCGCCGAAACCCGCTGCCAATACTTCTCGTCCCTGTCGTTTCCTTCGCTGGTGCATGCCGGCCTGCGCGTCGGCCGGCTCGGCACCTCAAGCGCGCGCTACGAGATCGGCCTGTTCCGCGACGATGACGACCTCGCCTGCGCGCAGGGCCATTTCATCCACGTCTATGTGGACCGCGCGACCAACCGCCCGGTCCCCTTGCCGGAGAAGCTGCGGGCGGTGCTTTCTGTCCTCCTCGTCGCGCCCCGCGACGGCGCGCTTTAG
- a CDS encoding enoyl-CoA hydratase-related protein encodes MSDIEVAVHDHVATVTLNRPTQRNAMTLAMWQDVARLFSTLGADPEVRAILLVGAGADFSVGADISEFPKVRHTVEQSIAYEEAVDASSDAIAGAGKPTIAVVSGYCLGGGCHLTMSCDFRFAAPSAIFGIPAARLSIVYGVRSTQRLLNLVGLAQAKRLLFTADRLDAAAALKTGFADEVADDAPAAARAFAARIAANAPLSVAGAKFILDGLAMGPGALDVTAAQRLIDEASRSFDYQEGRAAFAEKRPPRFQGR; translated from the coding sequence GTGTCCGATATCGAAGTCGCCGTTCACGACCATGTCGCCACCGTCACCCTGAACCGTCCGACGCAGCGCAACGCCATGACGCTGGCCATGTGGCAGGACGTGGCGCGCCTCTTCTCCACGCTGGGCGCCGACCCGGAGGTGCGGGCGATCCTCCTCGTCGGGGCGGGCGCCGATTTCTCCGTGGGCGCCGACATCTCCGAGTTTCCCAAGGTGCGCCACACGGTGGAGCAGTCCATCGCCTACGAGGAGGCGGTGGACGCCTCCTCGGACGCCATCGCCGGCGCCGGCAAGCCCACCATCGCCGTGGTCTCGGGCTATTGCCTCGGCGGCGGCTGCCACCTCACCATGTCCTGCGACTTCCGCTTCGCCGCGCCCTCCGCCATCTTCGGCATTCCGGCGGCGCGGCTGTCCATTGTCTACGGCGTGCGCAGCACCCAGCGGCTCTTGAACCTCGTGGGGCTGGCGCAGGCCAAGCGCCTGCTGTTCACCGCCGACCGGCTGGATGCCGCCGCCGCGCTGAAGACCGGATTCGCCGACGAGGTGGCGGACGACGCCCCCGCCGCCGCCCGCGCCTTCGCCGCCAGGATCGCCGCCAATGCCCCGCTCTCCGTGGCCGGCGCCAAGTTCATCCTCGACGGCCTCGCCATGGGTCCGGGGGCGCTCGACGTGACGGCGGCGCAGCGGCTCATCGACGAGGCCTCGCGCAGCTTCGACTACCAGGAAGGCCGCGCCGCCTTCGCCGAGAAGCGCCCGCCGCGCTTCCAGGGGCGCTGA
- a CDS encoding N-acyl homoserine lactonase family protein: MKMHVLNGGRLRMKKHVYQPDADRAETIELPVSSFLLRHAQGNVLFDTGCNPAVVTDAEGRWGGVARAMTPIMGPDDNVVSQLACVGLAPDDIDVVICSHFHPDHCGCNGFFRKATVVVHALELAAAKAENAQAAGYLAVDWDQGNPLELIEGEKDLFGDGRVTLIPLPGHTPGLTGALVTLDRDGPFLLASDAVSLRSSLDAGVVPKNTWNVEQHVKTIVEIRRIEAAGATVLCGHDDAQYAGLRKGADAYE; this comes from the coding sequence ATGAAGATGCATGTCCTGAACGGCGGGCGGTTGCGGATGAAGAAGCACGTCTACCAGCCCGACGCCGACCGCGCCGAGACCATCGAGCTGCCCGTGTCCTCGTTCCTCCTGCGCCATGCGCAGGGCAACGTGCTGTTCGACACCGGCTGCAACCCCGCCGTGGTCACCGATGCGGAGGGCCGCTGGGGCGGGGTGGCGCGGGCCATGACGCCGATCATGGGCCCCGACGACAACGTGGTGTCGCAGCTCGCCTGCGTCGGCCTCGCGCCGGACGACATCGACGTGGTCATCTGCTCCCACTTCCATCCCGACCATTGCGGCTGTAACGGCTTCTTCCGCAAGGCAACGGTGGTGGTGCACGCGCTGGAACTCGCCGCCGCCAAGGCCGAGAACGCCCAGGCCGCCGGCTACCTGGCGGTGGACTGGGACCAGGGCAATCCCCTGGAGCTGATCGAGGGGGAGAAGGACCTGTTCGGCGACGGCCGCGTCACCCTCATCCCCCTGCCGGGGCACACGCCGGGGCTCACCGGGGCGCTGGTGACGCTGGATCGCGACGGGCCGTTTTTGCTCGCCTCGGACGCGGTGAGCCTCAGGTCCAGCCTCGACGCCGGCGTGGTGCCCAAGAACACCTGGAACGTGGAGCAGCACGTGAAGACCATCGTCGAGATCCGCCGGATCGAGGCGGCGGGCGCCACCGTCCTGTGCGGCCATGACGACGCGCAATATGCGGGCCTGCGCAAGGGCGCCGACGCCTACGAATAG
- a CDS encoding SDR family NAD(P)-dependent oxidoreductase has protein sequence MDLNLKGKVALVTGGARDVGREISLALAGEGAMVAVNYRNSAEEAQAVVDEIAARGGRAKAYKADVADLAEVKTMVDAVAADFGGLDIVVNNAGLAIRQKFTDSTQKEWKSQIDTCLYGAIHLAHAAVPYLEKSGNGRLIAVVGDSSRVGESGLAIVAAARAGVIALMKSLARELGRSGVTANTISLGLIETAHDKSWVEANRDKLTKFYPLRRLGQPEDIAPTVALLASPKGSWITGQVVSISGGFCMV, from the coding sequence ATGGACCTGAACCTGAAGGGCAAGGTGGCCCTCGTCACCGGCGGCGCGCGCGACGTGGGCCGCGAAATCTCCCTGGCGCTCGCCGGCGAGGGCGCGATGGTGGCGGTGAACTACCGCAACTCCGCCGAGGAGGCGCAGGCGGTGGTGGACGAGATCGCCGCCCGCGGCGGCCGCGCCAAGGCCTACAAGGCGGACGTGGCGGATCTCGCCGAGGTGAAGACCATGGTGGACGCGGTGGCGGCCGATTTCGGCGGCCTCGACATCGTCGTCAACAATGCGGGCCTTGCCATCCGGCAGAAGTTCACCGACAGCACCCAGAAGGAATGGAAGAGCCAGATCGACACCTGCCTTTATGGCGCCATCCACCTGGCGCACGCGGCGGTGCCCTATCTGGAGAAGAGCGGAAACGGGCGGCTCATCGCGGTGGTGGGGGACTCCTCGCGGGTGGGTGAAAGCGGCCTTGCCATCGTCGCCGCGGCCCGCGCCGGGGTGATCGCGCTGATGAAGTCGCTGGCGCGCGAGCTCGGCCGCTCCGGCGTCACCGCCAACACCATCTCGCTCGGCCTCATTGAGACCGCCCACGACAAGTCCTGGGTGGAGGCCAACCGCGACAAGCTGACGAAATTCTACCCCCTGCGCCGCCTCGGCCAGCCCGAGGACATCGCCCCCACGGTGGCGCTGCTCGCCTCGCCGAAGGGCTCGTGGATCACCGGGCAGGTGGTCTCCATCTCCGGCGGCTTCTGCATGGTGTGA
- a CDS encoding class I adenylate-forming enzyme family protein, producing the protein MLQADFIAPIAELLRRHAAARGSKVAFRDAAGGVTYGDLDRRTGNLAGHLATLGVGAGDRVAIFLPNGVAWVEACLAIARAGAISVPISAEASPAEIAYRLTDADCRLVVTTASRAGQIEALRGQAPGVGALVLTDAPAGDPLGFDHLAGTAPPLPPRDPDDIDAAGFIIYTSGTTGRAKGVLLTPRSMLWITAACWGPVVGLCEHDSVLSPLPLFHSYALNFSVLSILAVGASEYILEKYSTREALRLLETGEFTVFPGVPTMFHYLMEAAQAEGRTSLNGLRVCVSAGAILPATLNATFEAAFGVPLLDGYGITETSTMVTMNSAGGTRIMGSCGLPLAGVALRIVDPASLRDLDAGEEGELIVRGPNVMLGYHNKPEETAKALRNGWYHTGDLARADRNGFVTITGRLKDLIIRGGQNIAPAEIEEVVLAFAGVLDCAVAGIPHAQLGEVPALYAVSREGALDVEALLEHCRARLSAYKIPHMVHQVDEIPRTGSGKIIRFRLREMVREG; encoded by the coding sequence ATGCTCCAGGCGGACTTCATCGCTCCCATCGCGGAGCTGCTCAGGCGCCACGCGGCGGCGCGCGGATCGAAAGTCGCGTTCCGCGACGCGGCGGGCGGCGTCACCTATGGCGACCTCGACCGGCGCACCGGCAACCTCGCCGGGCATCTGGCGACGCTGGGCGTCGGCGCCGGAGACCGGGTGGCGATCTTCCTGCCCAACGGCGTGGCGTGGGTGGAGGCGTGCCTGGCCATCGCCCGCGCCGGGGCCATTTCGGTGCCCATCTCTGCCGAGGCGAGCCCGGCGGAGATCGCCTACCGCCTCACCGATGCCGATTGCCGCCTCGTGGTGACCACCGCGTCCCGCGCCGGGCAAATCGAGGCCCTGCGGGGGCAGGCGCCCGGCGTCGGCGCCCTCGTCCTCACCGATGCGCCGGCGGGCGATCCTCTCGGCTTCGACCACCTCGCCGGGACTGCCCCGCCGCTGCCGCCGCGCGACCCCGACGATATCGATGCCGCCGGCTTCATCATCTACACCTCGGGCACCACCGGGCGGGCCAAGGGCGTACTGCTGACGCCCCGCAGCATGCTGTGGATCACCGCGGCCTGCTGGGGGCCGGTGGTGGGTCTGTGCGAGCACGACAGCGTGCTCTCGCCGCTGCCGCTGTTTCATTCCTACGCGCTGAACTTCTCGGTGCTCTCCATCCTCGCCGTGGGGGCGAGCGAGTACATCCTGGAGAAATACTCCACCCGCGAGGCATTGCGCCTGCTGGAGACCGGGGAATTCACCGTGTTTCCCGGCGTGCCCACCATGTTCCACTATTTGATGGAGGCGGCACAGGCGGAAGGACGCACCAGCCTCAACGGCCTGCGCGTGTGCGTCTCGGCCGGCGCCATCCTGCCGGCGACGCTGAACGCCACCTTCGAGGCCGCCTTCGGCGTGCCGCTGCTGGACGGCTACGGCATCACCGAGACCTCCACCATGGTCACCATGAATTCCGCCGGCGGCACCCGCATCATGGGTTCGTGCGGCCTGCCGCTGGCGGGGGTGGCGCTGCGCATCGTCGACCCCGCCAGCCTGCGCGACCTCGACGCGGGCGAAGAGGGCGAGCTGATCGTGCGCGGGCCGAACGTCATGCTCGGCTACCACAACAAGCCCGAGGAGACGGCCAAGGCCCTGCGCAACGGCTGGTACCACACCGGCGACCTCGCCCGGGCCGACCGCAACGGCTTCGTCACCATCACCGGGCGGCTCAAGGACCTGATCATCCGCGGCGGGCAGAACATCGCCCCCGCCGAGATCGAGGAGGTGGTGCTGGCGTTTGCCGGGGTGCTGGACTGCGCCGTCGCCGGCATCCCCCACGCCCAGCTCGGCGAGGTGCCCGCCCTCTACGCGGTGTCGCGCGAGGGGGCGCTCGACGTGGAGGCGCTGCTGGAGCACTGCCGCGCGCGCCTCTCCGCCTACAAGATCCCCCACATGGTGCACCAGGTGGACGAGATCCCCCGCACCGGCTCCGGCAAGATCATCCGTTTCCGGCTGCGGGAGATGGTGCGGGAGGGGTGA